GCGCCGTCCATCCAGCACCGTCCATCCAGCGCCGCCGGGCGCGGCCGATGCTATGGCGATTGCCCGCATCGAACCGGCGAGGCTAGTCTTGCCCTCCGGAGGGACGGACGACATGCCCCCAGACAACCGCGACGAGCGGCGCCCCGGTCTCGCCCGCGCACCCGGCGGGCACACGCCCGGCGAGGCCGCGCAGAGGCTGTTCGACATCTATCCGGGCTCGCGGCCGGCCTCGATCGCCCGCGTGCTGACCGAGACGCTTCAGGCCGGCGCGCGGGCCGGCGGCGGCTCCCTCGTCCTCTACACCGGGTCCGGTCTCTACGTTTACGACCGGTCCAGCCGGGCCCTCATCGCCGGGATCGGCACGCGAACCATGCGCGGGAACGGCAACTACGAGCTGACGGCGGTGTCGCACATCGGTCCGGCGATCGCCTACCTCGCGACGATGCGCGCCGCCGGCGGGGACGAGTGGCGCCGCCTCGCCGAGGCACTGATGACGCGGATCGACGATTTCCGCGGCGTCAACGCGGCCTCGGACTGGCTCGGGGACGCCGACGCCCCGGCGCTGGCCGGCCGAACCGGCGCGGTGCGCGACATGATCGACTACGCGTGCCGCCTGTCCACCGCCTATCTCGCCGCCAGGCTCGCCGGCGACGGCTCGGACTTCACCCCCGACGACGCGCGGGCGCGCTACTTCACCGCCGGGATGGACGGTTACCCGATCGGGTTCGACAACGTGATGGTCGCGACCTTCGCCCTCGCGGTCCTGCAGGACGCCCATGCGATCGCGTCCGGGCTGCGCGCGGCGGCGGCGGACGGGCGGTTCGACTGGTCCGACACGCGGATCGTCGTGTTCCAGCTCGTCGGCAACAACTACGGGGCCGGTCTCACGGCGCGCACGAACTGGGGGATCGACCTCCTCATGCGCCTCGGTGGCGCGGACCTCGACCCGGGCCGCATCTTCGTCGCGCCCTACATCGACCGGCGCGACGACGTGGGGGCCGATCCGCTCCCCGAGGCGGCGTTCACCTACTACGATCAGGCCTGGCAGGGCATCCGCGACCGGCTCGACGCCTCCAACGCGGCGTTCGCCGACATTCGGGCCATCGAGCCGTCCGCGCCGCCCGCGATCCCGGGCGACTGGGGGGCGACGGATGCGGACGACATCGAGGCGTTCGTCAGGCGCCTCAAATATACCTTCGGCACATCCGATCAGCTCCTGTCCAACGCGACCGGATTCTGGGTCGCGGGCGCGCTCGAAGCGGCCGGCTGGGACCCGACCAGGGTGCGGCTTCCGGGCTTCGACACCGGATTTCCGCCGGGTATCCGAGGCTATCCGCCGACGCGCTCGGGGGCGCCGGACGGCTAGCGCGTCCCTCGGGCGCGTACCGGTGTATTGGCTGCGCCCGGAGTGCGGAGGTCATGCCCGGCCGCATCCGGCACCACCTGCAATCCCTGCGGCAAACCCTGCTTCGCCGGGCAACCGGCCGGCTCGGTTCCGGCGAGGGCTTCCACGCCTGCCCAGCCGAAGGCCGTCTCGCTGTCGCCGTGGGCGAGCATGTGCTCGGCCCGCTCGACCGCCTCGGCCATGCTGGGCCGATGACCCTCGGGCACGAACCAGAACGCGATGTACGGACCGTCGTGCGGCTCGAACCACTCGCCCCGCCTCTTGTAGAAGCGGCTGTGCACCGTCTTGAACGCGTAGCGCTTCAGCGACTCGAGGTCCGTCCAGACCGACAGCGTCGTCGTGAACCGCTTGCTGGTGGCGAAGATACCGTCATGGCGCAGCTTCCTCAGCGCGCTGCGGTCATTGAGATGGCGCCAGACGAAGCCGGGCATCCGCTCGGCCATCGTGTTCATGCGGGCGACGTTGTCGATGAACTCCGCGACCCTCGGGTCGTCCCAGTCATAGCGCAGCTTGGCCCAGTTGAATTGGGCCAGGTGGTGCCCGTCCGGAGTCTTCATGGCGGATGGCGGTTCCCGGAATGCTCAGGTCGACAGATCGTCCTTGAATGCCGCGCGTCGACCCCCGGCGGCACCGAACGGCGTTGCCGTCGCGATGCGCCGGCGGCCCATTGTGACATCCGGTGTCGCCTTATCGTGCACGGCCGTCATTGCAAGGCAAAATCCCGTCGGCGGCGCGAGACGCGGGCGGGCCCGGCGTGGCCGGACGCGTGTCTCAGGACAGGGCGAAGGCGTAGACGAGGACCCAGACGGAGAGGGCCGTGCCGCACAGGATGCTGTAGAGGCCGTTCCAGCGAAGGCCGACGGTCCACGGACTGGTCCCTGCGAAGGAGCCGGTGATCAGCGTCGTCGCCGTGAACGGCGAGTTCGCGCCCGACAGCGCCCAGCCCGCCGTGACCGCGACCTGTATGCTGGTCGGCGAGACCCCCATCGCGGCTGCGGTGGGCAGCAGCGGCAGGATCATCGACGCGGTCAGGATGGGGTTCATCGCCACCTGGCCGGCGAAGGTGAACACCCACACCAGAGCCACCAGGATCACACCGGCCGGAACCTGCGACAGGTCCGTCCCGATCGACGCCAGCCACTCCGCGACCAAGGTCGATCCGACGGTGCCGATGTAGGCCGCCATGGAGAGGAGCGTGATCTCGCCGCGATAGGCGAGCAGGTCGCGCCGCATGTAGTTCAGCGCCCGCTCCCTCAGGTAGCGGATCCGGTTGCCGCGCTTCGCCTGCGCGGCGACCCACCCCGCCGAGACGAACGGCACCACCGAGGCCACGACTCCCACCGTGCGCACGCCCGTCAGGATCTGAAGGGTGGCCACCAGCGAGAAGAGAGTGACGAGAAGCAGGACGAGGGGGCGCAGCGCACCCCAGCCTTCCTCGCTCGGCGGTCGCGGTGCCGCGCGAGTGACGCGCGGCTTGAAGATGGTGTCGAGCGCGTAACCGATGCCGACGAGAAGAAGACCGGACACGAAGCTCGGCAGCACCAGCGTCGACCACGACGTGCCGGGCAGCAGCGAGGTCGAGATCGCCACCGCGAACGAGAGGGGCGACCACGGCAGGGTCGCGACCAGCGCACGCTGGATGGCGAGGAGCATGCGCCGCATCCGCACCGCACGGATTTCCGGATCCTTCTCCTCGCGCGCGCTGCTCGCCGCGAGGCTCCCGAGGAGGGCGATGGCGCCGTAGTTGAGGAGCAGCGAGAAGAGCTGGCCGCCGACCGACAGCGCCGCGTAGCGCCGCCCCGGCGGCTGGTTGGCGAGGAAGCGCCCGCATGCCGCAATCGCCGGCGAGGTCTGGGCGGCGTGGCGCAGGGTGGTCAGCGCGGAGAAGAACGCCGCGACGAACGCGGCCACGGAGAGGCCGTGCACCGTCTGCGCCATCCAGTCGTCATGGACGGCGATCTGCACCGCCGTGAGCGCGAGCGCGACCCAGACGAAGATCCGCCGCGAGGCCGGCACCACCACCGCCAGCAGCGCGATGACGGCGATCATGAGCGGCGGGATGGCCCATCGCAGCAGAACGGGGCCGCCCCACTCGGCGCCGACGACGAAGACCGTGAGCGTGACGAGCAGCGTGCCGAGGACGACAGCGATCCACCCGCTCGGACCGGGCGGGCTCGCGGGAATTGAGGCGGCGGATGGCTGGGTCAGGGGGGAGTCGCTTCTTGCGTGGCCGCCTCGGAGCGAACGGCGCGTGTGTCGGGAACTCGAGGCGGTACATCGAGACGCCGGCAAGGATCGGCCGAAGCGGCGGACGCGTCAACGACACGGGGTCGCAGCGCTGATGTGACCGACGTGCATACGCCGTCATGACGGTCCGGGACCGCGGCGCTCCCCCTTTCGCGCGAATTTTGCCGGAGGGGTGGCGCCGGACGCGCGCCCACCCCTCCGGCGATGCCTCACCCCTCGCGGGCGGCGCCGTCCCCGTCGAGGTGGAGGGCGTAGCCGGTCGCATCCGGGCGCCCCAGCCCGGGGCGGAGCTGCATGCTCGGGATGAGGTAGTCGCCGCCATTCTGCCGGCGGTAGGGGATGGGCGCGCAGGTGAACAGCGTCCGCATCCGCTCACGCAGCCCCTCGGCGACGGGCTCGAAGCCGCTCTCGTCGAAGCGGTCCACCCGGTAGACGACGTACGGCGGAAGGACCTCGTAGCCCGGGTAGTAGAGGATGCCGTGGTTGATCGGGAACAGGAGATCGTCGATCGGCCCGTTGATCCCGCGCTCGGCGTAGTGCTCCTCCCAGCCGCCGGCGGTCACGATCAGCATCGCGCGCTTGCCCGCGAGCGTGCCCTCGCCGTACCGGTCGCCCCATCGCCGGTCGCTGTGCTCGCCGACGCCGTAGGCGAAGCCGTATGCGAAGACGCGGTCGACCCAGCCCTTGAGGATGGCCGGCATCGCGAACCACCACATCGGGAACTGCAGGATCAGGGCGTCGGCCCAGTGCAGCTTGGCGATTTCGCTCATGACGTCCGCCGTGAGCGTCCCGGCGACGAAATCCGTCCCGGAGGCGGCGGCCGGCACGAGGCGCTCGTCCGGTGACAGGGAGGGAAAGTCGGCCCGGTCGACCTGCGACTTCCAGCCGTCGGCGTAGAGGTCGGACACCTGGACCTCGTGGCCCGATGCTTCCAGTTCCCGGACGGCGACGGTGCGGAGCGAGCCGTTCAGCGAGCGGGGTTCGGGATGGGCGTAGACAAGCAGGACTTTCATGGATCAGCGGCCCTCGGTTGGAACGGACCTCGAAGCTAGTCAGCCCACTTTTCATGCGGTAGTTCGATGGAATGAATATGATCGTGCTGGAAAATGGATATATCGAACGTCACGCTTGAGCGTATGCGGACCTTCGTCCGCATCGCCGACCGGGGCAGCCTGTCCGCGGTGGGGCGCGAGCTCGGCGTCGGCCAGTCGACGGTGTCGCGGCAGCTGCGGGAGCTGGAGGAGGCCGTCGGCGTCCCCCTCCTGTCGCGGACCACGCGGCGCGTGGCGCTGACCGACGAAGGCAGCCGCTACTATGCCAACTGCCTGCAGATCCTGCAGCTCGTGGAGCAGGCCGGCAGCGAGGCGCGCGGGGCCGGCGGCGCGCCGTCGGGCACCGTCCGGGTCTCCTGCACGGCAGCGCTCGGCATCCTCCACGTGGCGGGGCTGATCTTCGCGTTTCAGGACCGCTACCCCGGCATCGGCGTCGACTTCAGCCTCACGGACGAGCGCATCGACCTCGTCAGGGAGGGGGCGGATATCGCCCTCCGGCTGGGGCCGCTGACCGACAGTTCGCTGAAGCTGCGTCCGCTCGGCCGCTCGCAACGCCTGCTGGTCGCCGCGCCGGACTATCTCGCGGCGCACGGCAGGCCGCTCGCCCCCGAGGACCTCGCCGGCCACGAGGGGATACGGATGACGAACGTCGAGGGGAGCGAAAGGCTGGTCCTGCGGGGGCCGGACGGAGAGAGCCACGCGGTGCCCTTCGGCGGGCGCTTCCGCGTCGACCATGGACTCGGCGCGCGGGAGGCGCTGGCGGCCGGCCGCGGCATCGCGCCGGCCCACCGCTGGCTGGTGGACGATCTCCTGCGCGACGGCCGGCTCGAGGCGGTCCTCCCCGCCTACTCGCTGCCCTCCGTGCCGCTGAACACGCTGATCGTGCCGGAGCGGGCGGGGATTTCCCGTGTCCGGCTGCTGGTCGAGTTCCTCGCCGCGCGGATCGGGGCGATGCCGGGGATCGTGCCGGCGCCGTGACCCGCGACGCCGCCCGGCGTGCAGGAGGGCCGGCGGCGCACCCGTCGCGCGAGGGTTCGCACCGCCGCGCTCAGCGCGCCAGCGCGAGTGTCTTTTCGGCGACCTTCAGCATCGCGTAGTCGACGAGCTTGCCGTTGACCGTGACAGCGCCGAGGCCGCGCGCCTCCGCCTCGCGGAACGCGCTCACCAGATGCCGCGCGGCCTCGACCTCGGACGGGCTCGGCGTGAAGGCGGCGTTCGTGGCGTCGATCTGGTTGGGGTGGATCACCGCCTTGCCGGCGAAGCCGAGCGCCTTAGCCTCGCGGCAGTCGGCGGCGAGGCCTTCGGCGTCGGTCACGTCGAAGAAGACGGTGTCGACGGGGGCGGCGAGGCCGCCGGCGCGGCTCGCGACGACCGTCGCGATCTTCCCGTGGGTGATGTGCGGGCCGACGTTGGAGGTCGGGATGCCGAGGTCGGCGGTGTAGTCGGCCGCGCCGAACATCAGCGCCTCGAGCCGCCCTCCGGCCGTCGCGATGTCGACCGCGCGGGCGATTCCGCGCCCCGTCTCGATGATCGCGTTGAGGCGGATCTGACCCGGAGCGAGCCCCTCGCTGCGCTCCGCCCGGTCGATCAGCGTGGAGACGGTGCGCACCGTTTCCGCCGCCTCGACCTTCGGCAGGATGATGCCGGCGAGGCCGCCGGTGCACACGGCGCGGATGTCCTCGGCGGTGAGCCCGGTCTCGATGTCGTTGACGCGCACGTAGACTTGCCGCTCGGGCGCGACGTCAGCGAGGCGGGAGCGCACCATGTCGCGCGCGCGGGCCTTCTCGGAGATCGCGACGGCGTCCTCGAGGTCGAGGATGAGGGCGTCGGCGGCGCTGGCCAGCGCCTTGTCTGTCTTGCGCTCCTCGGTGCCGGGAACGAAGAGGTAGGTCCGGTTCGGCGTCATGGCTCGTCCTTGGATCGGGATTGGAGCCCGGCGGCCGGGCTCGATGGTGGGGCACGGCGCATCGCGCCCGGCCGTGTCGGGCGCGTGCGGACGGCGTTTCAGGAGGGGACGGCGTGCCGCTCCGCGAGCCGCTCGGCGCGCGTGAGGAGGGCGCGGGCCCGCTCCACGACGGGAATGTCGACCATGCGGCCGTCCACCTCGACGGAGCCGCGGCCGGCCTTCTCCGCCGCCGCAAAGGCCTCGACGATGCGCCGGGCGCTCGCGCATTCGTCCGCGCTGGGCCCGAACCCTTCGTTGAGCGCCGGGACGACCATGGGATGGATCCCCGAGCCGGCAGCGAAGCCGAACCGGCGGGACCGGCGCGCGATCTCGCGGACCGCGTCCGTGTCCTGGTACTCCGCGACCGTGCCGATGAGGCCGATCGGCAGGATGCCGGCCGCCCGCGCCGCGATCACGACCTGCTGCTTCGGGTAGAGGAGGACGTCCGGCGCCGGTTCGGATTCGGTCGCCAGCGCGAAGTCCTCGCCGCCGAGCGACATCGCGACGTTGCGCGGGTGCGCCGCCGCGATCTCGTGCATACGCGGGAACGCGGCCGCGGTCTCCACCATGGGGACGAGGCGGGTATGCCCGCTCGGCAGGCCGAGCTCGGCCTCGCGCGTGTCGATCACCTCGGCGAGGAGGCGGAGGTGCGAGGCGCTGTCGATCTTGGGCAGCAGGAAGCCGTAGACGTCCGGGCCCAGCGCCGCCGCGATGTCCGCGACCGCGAGCTCCAGCGGACGGTTGATGCGCACGAGGATGTCGGCGCCGCCGGCCCCGGCCCGGCGGGCGGCGTCCGGCACCAGGTGCCGTGCCGCGCACTTGTCCCCGACGGCGATCGAGTCCTCGAGGTCGAGGATGATGGCGTCCGCCCCGCGCCGGTGCGCCTTGGCGACGTAGGCCTCGACGTTGACCGGCACGTAGAGCAGCGAGCGCCACGCCGGCAGCGCGGCGGGGCTCATATCGTGCCCCGGGCGGAGAATTCGCGGATCTCCTCGGCGGAGAACCCGGCGCGGGACCAGATCTCCTCGTTGTGCTCGCCGATCCGCGGGGCGGGGCGGCGGAAGCGGCCGGGCGTTCCGCTGAGGCGCGGCGTGATGTTGTGCGTCGCCACCTCGCCGAGCTCCGCGTCCGGCAGGTTGACGACGATGCCGCGCTCCTGGACGTGGGGGTCCTCGAGGAACTGGCCGATGTTGTAGACCGGCGCGGCCGTGACCCCCTTCTCCTCGAAATAGGCGATCGCGTCGGCGAGCGTGTGGCGGGCGATGAACGCGCCGACGATCGCGTCGACCTCGGCGCGATGCTCCACCCGGTCCGCGTTGGTGGCGAAGCGCGCCTCGTGGACCAGCTCGGGACTGCCGATGGCCTCGA
Above is a genomic segment from Acuticoccus sediminis containing:
- a CDS encoding DUF5624 domain-containing protein, which produces MPPDNRDERRPGLARAPGGHTPGEAAQRLFDIYPGSRPASIARVLTETLQAGARAGGGSLVLYTGSGLYVYDRSSRALIAGIGTRTMRGNGNYELTAVSHIGPAIAYLATMRAAGGDEWRRLAEALMTRIDDFRGVNAASDWLGDADAPALAGRTGAVRDMIDYACRLSTAYLAARLAGDGSDFTPDDARARYFTAGMDGYPIGFDNVMVATFALAVLQDAHAIASGLRAAAADGRFDWSDTRIVVFQLVGNNYGAGLTARTNWGIDLLMRLGGADLDPGRIFVAPYIDRRDDVGADPLPEAAFTYYDQAWQGIRDRLDASNAAFADIRAIEPSAPPAIPGDWGATDADDIEAFVRRLKYTFGTSDQLLSNATGFWVAGALEAAGWDPTRVRLPGFDTGFPPGIRGYPPTRSGAPDG
- a CDS encoding DUF3291 domain-containing protein, which encodes MKTPDGHHLAQFNWAKLRYDWDDPRVAEFIDNVARMNTMAERMPGFVWRHLNDRSALRKLRHDGIFATSKRFTTTLSVWTDLESLKRYAFKTVHSRFYKRRGEWFEPHDGPYIAFWFVPEGHRPSMAEAVERAEHMLAHGDSETAFGWAGVEALAGTEPAGCPAKQGLPQGLQVVPDAAGHDLRTPGAANTPVRARGTR
- a CDS encoding HpcH/HpaI aldolase/citrate lyase family protein, coding for MSPAALPAWRSLLYVPVNVEAYVAKAHRRGADAIILDLEDSIAVGDKCAARHLVPDAARRAGAGGADILVRINRPLELAVADIAAALGPDVYGFLLPKIDSASHLRLLAEVIDTREAELGLPSGHTRLVPMVETAAAFPRMHEIAAAHPRNVAMSLGGEDFALATESEPAPDVLLYPKQQVVIAARAAGILPIGLIGTVAEYQDTDAVREIARRSRRFGFAAGSGIHPMVVPALNEGFGPSADECASARRIVEAFAAAEKAGRGSVEVDGRMVDIPVVERARALLTRAERLAERHAVPS
- a CDS encoding NAD(P)H-dependent oxidoreductase, with product MKVLLVYAHPEPRSLNGSLRTVAVRELEASGHEVQVSDLYADGWKSQVDRADFPSLSPDERLVPAAASGTDFVAGTLTADVMSEIAKLHWADALILQFPMWWFAMPAILKGWVDRVFAYGFAYGVGEHSDRRWGDRYGEGTLAGKRAMLIVTAGGWEEHYAERGINGPIDDLLFPINHGILYYPGYEVLPPYVVYRVDRFDESGFEPVAEGLRERMRTLFTCAPIPYRRQNGGDYLIPSMQLRPGLGRPDATGYALHLDGDGAAREG
- a CDS encoding HpcH/HpaI aldolase/citrate lyase family protein, which codes for MTPNRTYLFVPGTEERKTDKALASAADALILDLEDAVAISEKARARDMVRSRLADVAPERQVYVRVNDIETGLTAEDIRAVCTGGLAGIILPKVEAAETVRTVSTLIDRAERSEGLAPGQIRLNAIIETGRGIARAVDIATAGGRLEALMFGAADYTADLGIPTSNVGPHITHGKIATVVASRAGGLAAPVDTVFFDVTDAEGLAADCREAKALGFAGKAVIHPNQIDATNAAFTPSPSEVEAARHLVSAFREAEARGLGAVTVNGKLVDYAMLKVAEKTLALAR
- a CDS encoding LysR family transcriptional regulator, giving the protein MDISNVTLERMRTFVRIADRGSLSAVGRELGVGQSTVSRQLRELEEAVGVPLLSRTTRRVALTDEGSRYYANCLQILQLVEQAGSEARGAGGAPSGTVRVSCTAALGILHVAGLIFAFQDRYPGIGVDFSLTDERIDLVREGADIALRLGPLTDSSLKLRPLGRSQRLLVAAPDYLAAHGRPLAPEDLAGHEGIRMTNVEGSERLVLRGPDGESHAVPFGGRFRVDHGLGAREALAAGRGIAPAHRWLVDDLLRDGRLEAVLPAYSLPSVPLNTLIVPERAGISRVRLLVEFLAARIGAMPGIVPAP